From the genome of Medicago truncatula cultivar Jemalong A17 chromosome 2, MtrunA17r5.0-ANR, whole genome shotgun sequence:
tttattttattttatttttatttaattttctttgctaaataattttatataattttggttttgtttcATTAATTAAAGGCATTGAATATTGGACACGactatgaaattaattttgaacTAGGTAAAGTTAATTCACGTGATATATAGCGTTGCGGTGATTTAATGTTCATTAATTTAGTTCAATTTTGGAAACAAACTTTACCTTTCATCCCCTTGAAGAAAAACTTTACCTTTCATATTTTGTAGCTACTCATTAGAATGGTACTAAATTCCATTTTCCCcaattttttgttgtgtttatatgaattgtttggttgttgaaattgaaagtTATGAATGTGGGTGAAGATTTTTACCTTGGGTTTTCGGATGAAAGGGTAGTTTCTGAACTTTTCTGCATTTTTACTTTCCTCTATTAtggtattaaatatgtttttgaggGTTTTTGTTAAGTATGAAAACAAGTATCTGTGCAAAAATGGATGGATGCAGTCATTGAAATTACCAAATCATTGTTAACTTTTGGGCTTTTAACCATCCGGTTCATAGGGGAAAGGGGCACTGATAATTTGGAGTTTGGTCAggaggtaagtaaagtctggTCAAGGATTGTTCCAGCCAATGACCATGAAACCATGGTCATAGTCTttatgataaactattttttgattGTGGCATCTCATTGTTATGTTTGATGTGTGTTTGTAGAATCATATATACACCTTGAATTTTGAACCGTAGTCTCAGTTTCATGCTTATGTTAtccatttgtttcattttcatagCTCTCTGGCATCTTAATGATGACACCAGAGCCGTCAAGGGAGTTGGAGAAACTTGAAATCACTGGTCATCATGTTAGGGGGAGTACTGAATATGTTAGGCTTGCCATATCCGATGAACCGAGGGTCGCTGAAGCTGAAATGCTACAGCCTCAAGCTGAATCAAGAATTACATCTTTCAAGTGGTGGATGAAAGTCTCTATATGGGGCTTTATCATTGTTATACTTTCACTTCTTCTAGTCAAATGGGGAGTACCCTTTGCTTTTGAAAAGGTACTTCCTCTTACTTCATAATTGTTCTGCTTGCACGGGAGTTGCTTTTCTTGTTCTATCTTTATCGGTGATTTGGGCTTTGCAACTCTTATTCAGAAATTAATCAATACAGTGCTGTTTGGCTCTCatggtttattttatattgataaAATCATGAAATACACGTGTCTATTTCACTCTAATTTCTTGAACCCCAATATTTCATTATCACAAAAGGATTTGAAGTTTGGTAATATGTTCCTTCGTGTCAGATTTCTATGTAATTGGCTACTATTTTTAAAGCGCTGTTAGTTATGTGCTCTCTCCCACTTCAAATAAATTACAAAGCATCCACGAACAGTTTACTATGCTTTAATCATTGAAGAAGGTTAGGGGAACTGAATTGATATCTGCTTTTATCTCATATTGTCAACATTAGTTGGACATAATTTCAATTATGAGAAGTGCTTGGACTTTGGAATGATGACAGTACTGGTTTGTTGTTTGGCTGAGAAAATCAACTCTGTAATGTAATGAGTTAAGGACTATTTTCCTGCCAGTCAGTAGGAATTGTTGCTTCCTCAGTCTCTCATTCTTTTTTCTTGTTTGCACGCATCTTAAAGTCCTTTTGAATATCGTATCTAgaaattttgtttgttaaataaACTTGAAGAGGCTGGTGACTTATGTAAACATTGACATTTTTATTGTAGGTTCTTTATCCAGTGATGGAATGGGAAGCAACTGCCTTTGGCCGACCAGTTCTCGCCCTTGTACTCATTGCTTCACTGGCTTTATTTCCAGTATTATTAATCCCTTCTGGCCCTTCCATGTGGTTGGCTGGGATGATTTTTGGTTATGGCCTTGGCTTTGTTATAATAATGGTTGGGACAACCATTGGGATGGTCCTCCCTTACCTGATTGGACTTAAGTTCCGTGACCGTATTCATGTAAGTCATTTTATTTCTCACATGACCACAAGCCTAGTcctctaatttttttgaatttttataacTTAAGTAGTTTTCATTGTCTCTTCATGatcttgttttttactttgttgCTTGTTCAGCAATGGTTAGAGAAATGGCCCCAGAATGCTGCAATGATTAGGCTTGCTGGGGAAGGGAGCTGGTTTCATCAATTTCAAGTGGTTGCTCTGTTTCGAACTTCACCTTTTCCCTACACTATATTCAATTATGCTGTAGTAGTGACAGATATGAAGTTCTGGCCCTACTTTTGTGGATCAGTAGCAGGAATGGTGCCAGAAGCTTTTATCTACATCTAcaggtttgttttttattttctctttatgATAGTTTAGATAGTTGCAGGATGCAGAGCTAGAAGATTGTCCTCATGTAAATCAaaatatacacatttttccAAACCTTATTTGAGAATATTTTTAAGATGCATTGATCCATCCCTTCTCTAGCTATCGCCCTTTTAGGAAGATAGACCAAGAGCCAAATGAAATTAACACAATTATTTTAtcgaaagaaataaaaattattattattattattatacaggAAACAACACATCTTACTTGGACCATTCTAATATTTTCATGGTTGGAGAGCAGATTAGTCAGAGTCAAACTTCCTAAATTTTGTTTGACAACAAcatatatgaatatgagagCTAGATATGTCTTCATTGATGCAAATATGACTGAGTCTAAAGGCTAAActtgtgttactttttttttttttggtatactAAACTTGTGttctttattaatatttttattaatagatGGGCAtatcttcctttttttcttatatgttAATGGTCAATATTGTGCAGTGGTAGATTAATAAAGAGTCTGGCTGATGCACAGTATGGGAGGCACCACATGACCACAGTGGAAATCGTATACAACATTATTTCTTTCATCATTGCCGTTATTACCATTGTTGGCTTCACTGTTTACGCAAAAAGGACTCTTAATAAACTCAAAATAGCAGAGGCCAATGAAGAAGCTGCCTCTGTTTCTGGGAATGCTAGTCTTGAGATGAAGAAGGTTTCCCCTTGAAATGAAAGGTCTTACATTACACATCCAATTTATTATGACATTAGTGTTCATACTTATGTATCTAATATTTGGTTTAGGACTACTTCCTCTCTCCCAATTTTGAACCCTTTGTAATTACCGGAATCAGCATATGTGGGATGGATAGATCATAGAAATGCATAAACAGTTTTTCATTTTCTGTGTAAGCCTATGCAATTAATAATTATCCACCAAtgcatataaataataataatataaaggtAATATAATCAATTGGAAAAAAGatatattctaaaataaaatggtcttaaaaataaacaaatgtattcacttttttttggtacaaaatatATCCACCTATTAAAATAATCAAGAATTTATTTACTATTGCTTCAAAATTAGGCTTGGGTTAATAATCACAAGTGAGACATGATTCATGGCaccacaataaaaaaaaatagatttgaaacaccacaacaacaaaaaaaaaaggcatggtTCATGGGTAACAAATAATTTTAACCTTTGGATTTTGTTTATTCATACTAGACTTTTCACCCGTGCGAAATGGccaatttcacattcaataacaaaatgacataattacataactcataaaccaaaacaTTCACATTAAGATAATAAAGACAATTGTATTTCACGGACTTCATTTTGATACATTAGTAAAACTTCTTTGTAAACCACGTTTGAAGTACTGATAATGCAAACAATGTCCTAGTTGTGAGGAGAATTTTCAACACATTATCTCATCATCACTTTCACGCTCAACTTTCCCTTGGAGTACTGCCTTCGGACCACTGCTGATCATCGGAGTTCTGCCACAATCATTTTGGTAAACAATCTTCTCCGGCAAAGTAGCAATCTCCACACGCGTCTTCTTCTCCGAGAATATTATTATGTTAACATGGGGTTGTAGATATGTTACTTCGGCTTCTTTTTATTGGATACTATTCATGGTTAGCTTTGAACCAGTCCCATTTCCTTTCGATTAGTCAATTTCTGATTTAATACATACTACAATTGAAACCTTGTATGTTCTCGGACCTTGATCTTCTAATTACACACCAATGTATGGTAAGGaatcaaatttttgaagttttgagaTGAAGGGCTTGGCTGGGATTGTTTGAGCTTCACGTAAAGTTCAAAAGTTGAAGTGTCTCAATCAAAATTCTTCCTCCCTTCTTATCACATATTTTGGTGGTCGATCTTGAGTGACCAGCGGTGACCCGAAGGCCGAACTCTGATGACCGGTGGTGGTATGACAGCAACACAGATCTACGAGATGAAGGAGGGTGAAAGTGTGGGAGGGATAATGGTGTTTACTGACCAaatgttaaaattttatttgtgcGTGGTAGCCATGAATGACTTCAAAAACAACGTCTCCACCACTTTGGGATCAGTTTTTAGTCCTACATTTCCGGTCCAAAAACAAATCGAATGAAACAAATTTGTActgcaggaaaaaaaaaatcacttgaaACAAATGAACATTGCCTTGAGTAGATGAGTAGTTtttaatgtaattaaaataaatgtatttatccAAATGGGAATGTAAATCGAATATTTCACACATATAACTCTCGAAtatgtccattttttttttgtgttatcaACTCTTTCAATACTTTTATTGGTAAAAATTGTAAGCGTTCAtgaaacattatttttattgaaatgacTTCAATGACATATTAAGTGCTACGTCTGATTGTTATGTTAAATTGAATAGTCCTAATTGTTGTACTCTAATTTTGTATAACCCAAAGGGAAAAGCAAATTATAACATGACAAATTTAAGTATATTTTCtcatgtgtttttttcttcttattatcattcacttaaaacatttataaatatCATGATTTcttcaaatccataattttctcaatttgttatgatcataaaaaatttattctaaGTGAGAAACAACATGAAATGCAGCTAAAACAAATGCATGTTTTATCCATTataacatgttttatttttcctttttgttggaccaaaatataatatgttttttctgtagtgatcggggttcgaacccctgaccttgcatattttatacattgttcataccaaaatataatatgttaaaataaaaaacctaaaatGTAGAATtcgtattttattttacttgctTATTCATCCACCCCTAAAgatattaaaatacaaaaagatGGACTTTTCCTCACATTTTATAGTGGTGTGTgcattatttatctatttttactCATCTTAactgtttgttttaatttatccTATAATGaccttttcttttgttgttaaaataaaataataaaaaaaaaagaatacaacaGGATCCAAATAGAAATAAATATAGCATAAGagacaaattttaataataatggaTTGCTTACAAGGGCCATATACTTTTCCAACTTTTCTCCCAAAAGGCAAATATATTTAGTGCTGTACTCTATTATCCTTACATATAATAAACTAAATTACTTAACTAATAGGGACAATAATCAACTTAAATCCAACCAACTTAtctgatcaaaataaaaaatccaaccAACTTCGAGTATATTtctgtttataaaaaaaacaattaaaattaaaaaataatttacaatcAAATTAATGAttcttattttataattttttaaataagaaaaatttcATTTACAAATTAAATCAGTTCATAAAATGGTCCATTCAAATAAATAACACACCTAATAAGTTGCTCAGACATGATGACATATGATTAGGATCAACAACCATATAATTACTGTGACAtcccaatgttttttttttctttcttttccttatttaatttgtattaaGAATCAAATATTGTATTCACACTCTTTCATGTACAATCATGATGAATTCATGCTAGTGAATATGTAATCAAAGAATGCATTAGGTCTTTTCCAAAGGAGATTGAATAATAGGGTGAAGTTCAATTGTAGATGATATTGCATGATCTTCCATCATGATAATCGCTTGTTCACCAATTTGAGAATGTTGGTTTGATTCTTTGGTCATTCTGTGGAACAAGGGAGACGATTCCATTTCCGCCTTATCATCAACCTTGTCAAGTTTACCCCTACTACCCATCTGCTCCAATTCAGTGGAGATTAAACCaaagaacaaaaacatgttAGAGTTTTTATCAAAGCTTATACGTTTTAATCGATGCATGTCGATAAGATAGATTATCCCAACCTGAGTGACAAGAGTGTAAAGAGGCAAGGTGCTGTAACTGCAAAGCACTTGAACAATTACACTGCACAACATTACAACTAAGCAGTGAGATGAGAATTCAGAACATATCACATATGGTTCTTAGTAGAGCAATATAACATGATCAAAGAGTAcattatgattttatatttatcattttgaaGAGTATGTTACCCCATTACAATTCTTGGGATGATGTAGGCTACTTTCTCCATAATGCATGAATCAAATCCATATGTGGACTACAGAAAGAGGATAAGACTTAATGTTAGATAGCCAAAAAGATTTTACTAAGTTGAGTGAAATTTAGTTCTACAATGATTTTATGTAACAAGAGTAGAAGATAAAAGGCGGCTCAATGCACAAGGCTCCCACCCGGTGGGGTCTGGGCAGGACAGATGTACACAGCCTTACCACCACACGTGGAGAGGCTGATTTAGAATTCGAACATGTGACACGGCAACAATCTTACCATTGCGCCAAGTCTCGTCCTCTCTGTAAGAGTAGAAGATACAATTGAAAGTTATATTTCCTTTGATTTGAAAGGGGAGTTTAGAGTGAAAACACTCACCcaaatccaaaagaaaaacgCGATCTCAAAAGAGTTCTGAAACAAAGTGAAGTGAAGTAAGTCGAGGACAATGGCCGGGCGGTTAAACCAAAAGTATTCATCTGATGGCTTCACTCGTTCAGTTGGATATTCCTTCGCTACCGACTCCTGGCCTAATCGAGTGATTATGTGCTCTAACTTTGCCCCCACAAGAAGTAGAATCTGTTTCATCACCAAACTTACTATAAGTCTCATTAATATTCCATTCTTTAATACTCACTGTTACTTTTGCTAGAATTGTTTACCTTTTTCATATAATACCTTAacaatttattatttgatttcaCCTATATATCTCTATGCATTAAATAGAAATGGGtattattgacaaaaaaattgttaatgttgtattgaacaTTGAAAACGacaaataaatagaaacaaaatatttccaaaaaaatgaCAGTTAAAAAGGAAAGGAGGGAGTAATATACTAATATTGTTAACAAAGCACTGACTTTGAAAGAATTTGGTTTCTTACTATTAATGGTAAAAAGGCTAACCAGAAATAAGTGTGCCACCCTGCATATAGTAAACTCATATCAGTAGGTAGATTCTAAAATGTCATTGTTAAATAAAACATTGCTAAAGAGAATCATTGGTTTACCTTCAAGATTCAACAGCAAAAAAAGCACAACAAAGAGCCACAGGTACCAACTATGGTATGTATAACAATCAAGAAAAGTTAACGTTTCTTGCATTAAACAAAACATAGATAAACATGTTTTGAGAATTGAGACTTTGAACCCTCACCTTATGCCTATAACTTTTCTGAAGTCAACTTCAAGTGTCCTCGTGATGTAgctatgaaaattaaaattgggaTCGTTCGGGTAGTGTTCCTGGTAAAAAGGTTACAATACAAAGAATATATCTTATGCTGTATACATATGctaaaattaattattctcAGAGAGATTAACTGTATATAATTTGACATGATTGTAACCTTGATAAATCCATGTCGCAACGCAAGGTAGTCATATTTTGCAACTGAGCCATAAAATTGTTTGAAGAATGATCTCTggcaacacaaacacaaactgAAGGTGAGTACATAATCAGAAAAACCATCTCACAAGTATAAAATTTGCACTTTAGTAGCAAGTTTATGGCTCATTTACAGCTTATCTTAATTTATCTGTATTCACAATCTCCTCTGAAGCATGTATATATTCTGTTAGAAGGTCTCATGTGTCACTTTGGTGATTAATAATAACTGGTGCAAGCAtgttattgttttaaaaaaattacagtaTTTAGTCTGTCTTCCATGGTTATGTGTCCGTTCATTCAATGCATTTTAGGCAGGAATACATCATACTATAGCTTAAAGTTGGAATAAGAcaagggcctgtttggattgacttatttgaacttatctaccaGCATAAGCAATTGTGAAGTTATTTGGGAGAGCTTGGAAACAGcctatgacatgtccataagctattttcagcttattttcttAAGCTCTTCAgcatagcttatgaaaacaacttataacttacaaaaaaacaatttcactATATactatcttttgttatagaaatagcttatacacgACACGAGCACTTGTATGATAAACATTTATGCTATGaacgcttaattaagttgtttattcaaCCAAGGTCTAAATgaggttatgaagaaaatcacATAGAGAATTCAAGGACTTACAAACCAACCAACAACAGCTGCTTTTCTCCAATACCCCTGGGCATGTTTGTTGAAGAACTCGTCTATCTCTGATCTAAGAGTTTCACCTGCAGATGATGAGAAAAGCTAGAACTTTGGAAAATCCAAAAAGATAAAGTTGTTCAATTTCTAATATATTGATGACCCTGAATTTAAGATTCAAATTACCACTCGAATTTGTCGTCTTCTTCCTAGCATGATCCTCCCAGCTTTTCCACTGACGGATCTATTTCAGATAAAATACAAACATAATTACGCTGCAATTCATGCGTGgactaatatttttattagtaaGTACTATGTCAGCTTCATAGAGTATATCATTTGCCAATTGATTACCCTTGCACCTCCAAGAATCATTGTTGTGACACAGAAAACTACATGTACAACAGCCAATACAAAGATGAATATGTGAAGGTGATGCAATCCTTCCAGTGATAGCAGTGGTACCTTCCCCTGCTtaggaaaaaagaagaaaggaatATAAATACAAATCTTGTTAGCAtacaatttcatttattttcatctaCTATCTGGACTGAGagttttttcttccaatttcacatgatttcaatatttttgtcaGTAAATTCAGTAGCAACCTTAgtgaatcaaaatcaaattcatcaactATTACCTCTAGCCTACAGTGCTGCGAACCAGTATCTGTGGATAAAAGCCTTCTTCTGTTGATTATAGTATCATAGTGATCATGTTCTGAACCTTGAACAGATTCATGAGACCTCTTGCATGGAAGCATTTGGGTTGCATGCTCAGGTGAGATGCAAATGTGACTTATTACACCTTGAAAGACGGTTAAGAGAAGGGAAATGAACCCTAAAAGCATCAACTCTGCCAAAGCATCACAAAGGTACACATAGGTTAGGCTAAAGAATCATGTTAGACATCTAcagaaaaattataacaaaggTTTATAGGAATTGAGGACAAAGTTTGTGTTATTTACATAGTTGTATTTACTTTCTTTGCAGGTCAAAATGTGAACATCCAAAAGTTATATGATGCTTCAACGTCATAGTAGTATATATAAAGAACTTTGATATTGGACTAgaaagttaattaaattcaagCTTACATACCTTCTTGCAATTTATTCAAGGCTCTATATAATGCTTTCTGCTTTTTCCTCTTTAAGTACTGTAAAATTCAATCCAACAAAAAAACTCATCATGAACAAAATAAGTCATTAAAATAAGGAAATTAGATAGCTACAGTATTAAAATGTTTCATTCAAATTGGCAAAAACTGAATTGAACCACAAAAGAAGACGCTCTCGCCAGCTTATCAAGCCTAAACATTACTATATTTGTGTTCATGCCAAAGTAATTATAACTCAAATATCAAATAGGAGTCAATGTTCTAGCACTTGTGGCGTTAGCATATCCAAAGCAATTAAAATCCAGTACTTATGCTTGCTTCCATGAATTGAAACCATAATGCAGAAGAATAGAATTGGATCATGAAGGTGACAGAAATGTGAAAATATGAGATGATTTACCTTTCCAAGGCGGTGAAGGGCACGCTCAGCGCACAGAGAGATGAAAACAATGATGGAGCAAACAACTGCAACAATCCATGTTGGTGTATATTCAAGAGACTCGTTCAGTTCTTCTTCTGCcatgtttttttatcaatactGTTTGGCAGAGGAATGTGTTGATGACAATTCTTTTTTTCTGTTTAATATATACATGTTTGACAGAAAGTGATAGGAGTTAAGGAAACTATATTCTGCAGAGTTTATGTATTCCAGCAAGCAAGGAATGTTTTTCCTAGACATCAAGGCATATCCACAGCTAAATGGAGTTGGCATAAAAAGTAGAACTAGATTCTAAAGTTCTGATCGCGATTATAGTATGACGAAAAAACATAACTTGTTTCACACCCATGATACAGACATGTGTTTcaggttttttcttttctgagaTAAAGATCTTGCATAAAAGAAGATAAAACAAGCTATGACAGTGGTGTCCTTGTGTTGTGTGTGTATGTGCGCACGTGTGTGTGTTTGTGCGTGTGGCCGAAGCCAAGTTTATTTCGGATACACCACATGCTAAATAAGGAAAAGGACGATTCATAGTATCTACAACTATGCTTGTACATGCAAAGATCCATGCTAGCTATATTGCAACAATAGAATGAAAGAGAACATAGGCTCCACAAGAGAAAGGTTTTATATGAATGGAGGCAGAATGAAAGAAGTCATGAAGAGTAAAACTGTAACCACATTAGATAACATTGTCATACAATTACAAGCTGTTCAGTTTTTATGGTTACAGAATATATGATTTGGTTTTATATATAGAGGTAGACTGAAAGAGGTCAAGAGTAAAACTGTAACCACATTAGATGAAACTGTCAAATATTACAATCTGTTCAGTTTTTATGTTTAAAGAATACAAGATTTGGTTTTGATACAAATATACTATGTAtatcacaaaaagaaaaaaaaaataaacaaagagaCACTCTCAAGCACCACTTTATCAAAAGTCTTAATTCTACTCTGAGTCGCCATTAGCCACAACCAACTAGATTCACTAGGCCAAGCTTCATCGCCTTGTCTTCAAAATTTTCCTTGAACTTTTAGTTGATACAAAATAACAGAAGTTACCAATGCACTCAAGTCGCTCGTGGTACTTGCTGGAGAAAAGATAACAAACAGCATGACACCTTATGGTTTCCATGGTgctggaggtggtggtggtgttggaAACATTGG
Proteins encoded in this window:
- the LOC11406469 gene encoding uncharacterized protein HI_0703 isoform X1; translated protein: MNVGEDFYLGFSDERLSGILMMTPEPSRELEKLEITGHHVRGSTEYVRLAISDEPRVAEAEMLQPQAESRITSFKWWMKVSIWGFIIVILSLLLVKWGVPFAFEKVLYPVMEWEATAFGRPVLALVLIASLALFPVLLIPSGPSMWLAGMIFGYGLGFVIIMVGTTIGMVLPYLIGLKFRDRIHQWLEKWPQNAAMIRLAGEGSWFHQFQVVALFRTSPFPYTIFNYAVVVTDMKFWPYFCGSVAGMVPEAFIYIYSGRLIKSLADAQYGRHHMTTVEIVYNIISFIIAVITIVGFTVYAKRTLNKLKIAEANEEAASVSGNASLEMKKVSP
- the LOC11406469 gene encoding uncharacterized protein HI_0703 isoform X2; the protein is MMTPEPSRELEKLEITGHHVRGSTEYVRLAISDEPRVAEAEMLQPQAESRITSFKWWMKVSIWGFIIVILSLLLVKWGVPFAFEKVLYPVMEWEATAFGRPVLALVLIASLALFPVLLIPSGPSMWLAGMIFGYGLGFVIIMVGTTIGMVLPYLIGLKFRDRIHQWLEKWPQNAAMIRLAGEGSWFHQFQVVALFRTSPFPYTIFNYAVVVTDMKFWPYFCGSVAGMVPEAFIYIYSGRLIKSLADAQYGRHHMTTVEIVYNIISFIIAVITIVGFTVYAKRTLNKLKIAEANEEAASVSGNASLEMKKVSP
- the LOC11407196 gene encoding MLO-like protein 13 isoform X1; amino-acid sequence: MAEEELNESLEYTPTWIVAVVCSIIVFISLCAERALHRLGKYLKRKKQKALYRALNKLQEELMLLGFISLLLTVFQGVISHICISPEHATQMLPCKRSHESVQGSEHDHYDTIINRRRLLSTDTGSQHCRLEGKVPLLSLEGLHHLHIFIFVLAVVHVVFCVTTMILGGARIRQWKSWEDHARKKTTNSSGETLRSEIDEFFNKHAQGYWRKAAVVGWFRSFFKQFYGSVAKYDYLALRHGFIKEHYPNDPNFNFHSYITRTLEVDFRKVIGISWYLWLFVVLFLLLNLEGWHTYFWLAFLPLIILLLVGAKLEHIITRLGQESVAKEYPTERVKPSDEYFWFNRPAIVLDLLHFTLFQNSFEIAFFFWIWSTYGFDSCIMEKVAYIIPRIVMGVIVQVLCSYSTLPLYTLVTQMGSRGKLDKVDDKAEMESSPLFHRMTKESNQHSQIGEQAIIMMEDHAISSTIELHPIIQSPLEKT
- the LOC11407196 gene encoding MLO-like protein 13 isoform X2 yields the protein MAEEELNESLEYTPTWIVAVVCSIIVFISLCAERALHRLGKYLKRKKQKALYRALNKLQEELMLLGFISLLLTVFQGVISHICISPEHATQMLPCKRSHESVQGSEHDHYDTIINRRRLLSTDTGSQHCRLEGKVPLLSLEGLHHLHIFIFVLAVVHVVFCVTTMILGGARIRQWKSWEDHARKKTTNSSGETLRSEIDEFFNKHAQGYWRKAAVVGWFRSFFKQFYGSVAKYDYLALRHGFIKEHYPNDPNFNFHSYITRTLEVDFRKVIGISWYLWLFVVLFLLLNLEGWHTYFWLAFLPLIILLLVGAKLEHIITRLGQESVAKEYPTERVKPSDEYFWFNRPAIVLDLLHFTLFQNSFEIAFFFWIWSTYGFDSCIMEKVAYIIPRIVMG